In Tenrec ecaudatus isolate mTenEca1 chromosome 4, mTenEca1.hap1, whole genome shotgun sequence, a single window of DNA contains:
- the USP19 gene encoding ubiquitin carboxyl-terminal hydrolase 19 isoform X4, whose translation MLPVPCWRIWPQRVAKIAGPGRKRRSPDPDAVADPGALWLSTKRLKMSGGANASGPRRGPPGLEEATSKKKQKDRANQESKNGDPRRVSTPQEEQTKEEVLLAWRQSADEVIVKLRLGAGTLQLEEVNSVFTDTHCVVRLPDGRQWGGVFYAEIESSCVKEQARKGGLLQLVLPKKVPLVTWPTLLKPLGTQDLAPGLRCQENGQELSPVSLEPGPDPRRAKQEARNQKRAQGRGEVGSGAGPGTQAGPSAKRAVHLRRGPQGESQRDGPGPQGDAPPFLGDPATQAGAEEQLRVPPLKPQGSEENRAPLVGEKSVPPRSGPLSPTTTRSRDAGKGDQSKEEAVVTADAATLADDPESMVSLAFVKNDSYEKGPDSVVVHVYVKEICRDLSRVLFREQDFTLIFQTRDGNFLRLHPGCGPHTIFHWQVKLRNLIEPEQCTFCFTASRIDICLRKRQSQRWGGLEAPAARVGGAKVAMPTGPTPLDSTPPGSAPHPLTAQEEARAVEKEKPQAHSDDPGLDGVAARTPVEHVAPKPEPHLALPKPTCMVPPMPHSPVSGDSVEEEEEEEKKVCLPGFTGLVNLGNTCFMNSVIQSLSNTRELRDFFHDRSFEAEINYNNPLGTGGRLAIGFAVLLRALWKGTHHAFQPSKLKAIVASKASQFTGYAQHDAQEFMAFLLDGLHEDLNRIQNKPYTETVDSDGRPDEVVAEEAWQRHKMRNDSFIVDLFQGQYKSKLVCPVCTKVSITFDPFLYLPVPLPQKQKVLPVFYFAREPHSKPIKFLVSVSKENSSASEVLDSLSQSVHVKPENLRLAEVMKNRFHRVFLPSHSLDTVSPSDVLLCFELLSQELAKERVVVLEVQQRPQVPSIPISKCAACQRKQPSEDEKLKRCTRCYRVGYCNQLCQKTHWPDHKGLCRPENIGYPFLVSVPASRLTYARLAQLLEGYARYSVSVFQPPFQPGRTALESQGPGCTSLLSASSLEAGDSEQDPSQPPELQLVTPVAEGDTGAPRVWSAPERGPMPSISGVSSEMLACGPPEVGSLSTGERISRPEAAIPGYQHPSEALSVHTSQFFIYKIDAANREQRLEDKGEAPLELGEDCSLALVWRNNDRLPEFVLVASKELEFAEDPGSAGEAARAGHFTLDQCLNLFTRPEVLAPEEAWYCPQCEQHREASKQLLLWRLPNVLIVQLKRFSFRSFVWRDKINDLVDFPVRNLDLSKFCIGQKEEQLPSYDLYAVINHYGGMIGGHYTACARLPSDRSSQRSDVGWRLFDDSTVTTVDESQVVTRYAYVLFYRRRNSPVERPPRAGHTEHHPDLGPTAEAAASQASRIWQELEAEEELVPEGPGTLGSWGPQDWVGPPSRGPTTPDEGCLRYFVLGTVAALVALVLNVFYPLVSQSRWR comes from the exons AT GCTGCCGGTTCCTTGCTGGAGAATTTGGCCACAAAGAGTTGCCAAGATAGCTGGGCCAGGAAGGAAGCGCCGCAGCCCTGACCCAGACGCTGTTGCCGACCCTGGGGCACTCTGGCTGTCCACCAAGCGGCTCAAGATGTCTGGCGGGGCTAATGCCTCAGGCCCAAGGAGGGGGCCCCCAGGATTGGAGGAGGCCACTAGTAAGAAGAAGCAAAAGGATCGAGCAAACCAGGAGAGCAAAAATGGAGATCCTAGGAGAG TGTCCACTCCTCAGGAGGAGCAGACCAAAGAGG AAGTGTTGTTAGCGTGGAGGCAGAGTGCAGATGAGGTGATCGTTAAGCTGCGCTTGGGAGCAGGCACCCTCCAGCTGGAGGAGGTGAATAGTGTGTTCACAGACACTCACTGTGTGGTGAGGCTTCCAG ATGGTCGGCAGTGGGGTGGTGTCTTCTATGCTGAGATCGAAAGTTCTTGTGTCAAAGAGCAGGCCCGCAAGGGCGGCCTCTTGCAGCTGGTGCTGCCCAAGAAGGTGCCACTGGTCACATGGCCTACCCTCCTG AAACCTCTTGGGACCCAGGACCTGGCACCTGGGCTGCGGTGTCAGGAGAATGGGCAGGAGCTGTCTCCTGTTTCCCTGGAGCCCGGCCCCGATCCCCGCAGGGCCAAGCAGGAGGCCCGGAACCAGAAGCGGGCCCAGGGCCGTGGCGAGGTGGGCTCAGGAGCTGGCCCCGGGACCCAGGCAGGGCCCAGCGCCAAGAGGGCTGTGCATCTCCGCAGAGGGCCTCAGGGGGAATCTCAGAGGGATGGTCCTGGACCCCAGGGCGATGCCCCACCCTTCTTAGGCGACCCAGCCACCCAG GCTGGGGCTGAGGAACAGCTCCGAGTCCCACCATTGAAACCCCAGGGCTCAGAGGAGAATCGAGCCCCTCTGGTGGGAGAGAAGTCCGTACCCCCCAGGAGTGGCCCACTCTCCCCAACAACTACTCGGAGCAGAGACGCTGGGAAAGGTGACCAGTCCAAGGAAGAGGCGGTAGTGACAGCAGATGCTGCAACCTTGGCAGATG ACCCCGAGTCCATGGTGAGCCTGGCCTTTGTCAAGAACGACTCGTATGAAAAGGGGCCAGACTCCGTGGTGGTTCACGTGTATGTGAAGGAGATCTGCAGGGACTTGTCCCGTGTGCTTTTCCGTGAGCAGGACTTCACGCTCATCTTCCAGACCAG GGACGGAAACTTCCTGAGACTGCACCCGGGTTGTGGGCCCCACACCATCTTCCACTGGCAGGTGAAGCTCAG GAACCTGATTGAGCCCGAGCAGTGCACCTTCTGTTTCACGGCCTCTCGAATTGACATCTGCCTCCGTAAGCGGCAGAGTCAGCGCTGGGGGGGCCTGGAGGCCCCAGCTGCACGAG TGGGTGGTGCAAAGGTTGCCATGCCGACAGGTCCAACCCCTCTGGATTCAACCCCTCCGGGCAGTGCCCCACACCCACTGACTGCCcaggaggaagcccgggctgtggAGAAGGAGAAACCCCAGGCTCACTCTGATGACCCAGGGCTGGATGGTGTGGCCGCTCGCACCCCTGTGGAGCATGTCGCCCCCAAGCCGGAGCCACACTTAGCCTTG CCTAAGCCCACGTGCATGGTGCCCCCCATGCCACACAGCCCTGTGAGTGGGGACAgcgtggaggaagaggaggaggaagagaagaaagtgTGTCTGCCAGGCTTCACTGGTCTTGTCAATCTAGGCAACACTTGCTTCATGAACAGCGTCATCCAGTCTCTGTCTAACACACGCGAGCTGCGGGACTTCTTCCATG ACCGCTCCTTTGAGGCTGAGATCAACTACAACAACCCCCTGGGGACCGGTGGGCGACTGGCCATCGGCTTCGCTGTGCTGCTGCGGGCGCTGTGGAAGGGCACCCACCATGCCTTCCAGCCGTCCAAGCTGAAG GCCATCGTGGCGAGCAAGGCCAGCCAGTTCACGGGCTACGCGCAGCACGATGCCCAGGAGTTCATGGCTTTCCTGCTCGATGGGCTGCATGAGGACCTGAACCGCATCCAGAACAAGCCCTACACGGAGACCGTGGACTCAGATGGGCGGCCTGATGAG GTGGTGGCTGAGGAAGCATGGCAGCGGCACAAGATGAGGAATGACTCTTTCATCGTGGACCTATTCCAGGGCCAGTACAAGTCGAAGCTGGTGTGCCCTGTGTGCACCAAG GTCTCCATCACCTTTGATCCATTCCTCTACCTGCCGGTACCCTTGCCCCAGAAGCAGAAGGTCCTCCCCGTCTTCTATTTTGCGCGGGAGCCACACAGCAAGCCCATCAAG TTCCTGGTGAGTGTCAGCAAGGAGAACTCCAGTGCCAGCGAGGTGCTGGACTCCCTCTCTCAGAGCGTGCACGTGAAGCCCGAGAATCTGCGTCTGGCGGAG GTGATGAAGAATCGCTTCCACCGTGTGTTCTTGCCCTCCCACTCCTTGGACACCGTGTCCCCATCTGATGTCCTCCTCTGCTTTGAGCTTTTGTCCCAAGAATTGGCGAAGGAACgggtggtggtgttggaggtACAGCAG CGCCCCCAGGTGCCCAGCATCCCCATCTCCAAGTGTGCGGCCTGCCAGCGGAAGCAGCCGTCGGAGGATGAGAAGCTGAAGCGCTGTACCCGGTGCTACCGCGTCGGCTACTGTAACCA GCTTTGTCAGAAAACACACTGGCCTGATCACAAGGGCCTCTGCCGCCCTGAGAACATTGGCTACCCCTTCCTGGTCAGTGTACCTGCCTCCCGCCTCACTTATGCCCGCCTCGCTCAGCTGCTGGAGGGCTATGCCCG GTACTCAGTGAGCGTATTCCAGCCACCCTTCCAGCCTGGCCGCACAGCCTTGGAATCTCAGGGCCCTGGCTGTACCTCACTGCTCTCTGctagctctctggaggctggaGACAGCGAACAGGACCCCAGCCAACCTCCTGAACTCCAGCTGGTGACCCCTGTGGCTGAGGGGGACACAGGGGCCCCCAGAGTATGGTCAGCCCCCGAGCGAGGTCCCATGCCCAGCATCAGTGGAgtttcttcagagatgctggcctGTGGGCCCCCTGAGGTTGGCTCCTTGTCCACTGGTGAGAGAATATCCCGACCCGAAG CTGCCATCCCCGGCTACCAGCATCCGAGCGAAGCCCTGAGTGTGCACACATCTCAGTTCTTCATCTACAAAATCGATGCAGCCAACCGAGAGCAGCGGCTCGAGGACAAAG GAGAGGCCCCGCTGGAGCTGGGTGAGGACTGCAGCCTGGCTCTGGTCTGGCGGAACAACGACCGCCTGCCTGAGTTTGTGCTGGTGGCCTCCAAGGAGCTGGAATTTGCTGAGGACCCAGGCTCGGCTGGTGAGGCCGCCCGTGCTGGCCACTTCACCTTGGACCAGTGCTTGAACCTCTTCACGCGGCCCGAGGTGCTGGCACCCGAGGAGGCCTG GTACTGTCCGCAGTGCGAGCAGCATCGCGAGGCCTCCAAGCAGCTGTTGCTGTGGCGCCTGCCGAACGTGCTCATCGTGCAGCTCAAGCGCTTCTCCTTCCGCAGCTTCGTCTGGCGGGACAAGATCAACGACTTGGTGGACTTCCCTGTACG GAACCTCGACCTGAGCAAGTTCTGCATTGGCCAGAAAGAAGAGCAGCTGCCCAGCTATGACCTGTATGCCGTCATCAACCACTACGGAGGCATGATTGGTGGCCACTACACGGCCTGTGCCCGCCTGCCCAGCGACCGCAGCAGCCAGCGCAGCGACGTGG GCTGGCGCTTGTTCGATGACAGCACAGTGACGACCGTGGATGAGAGCCAGGTTGTGACGCGCTATGCCTATGTGCTTTTCTACCGTCGGCGGAACTCTCCCGTGGAGAGACCCCCCCGGGCTGGCCACACTGAGCACCACCCAGACCTAGGCCCTACAGCGGAGGCTGCTGCCAGCCAG GCTTCCCGGATTTGGCAGGAGCTGGAGGCCGAGGAGGAGCTGGTGCCTGAGGGGCCTGGGACCCTGGGTTCCTGGGGGCCCCAAGACTGGGTGGGGCCTCCATCACGTGGGCCCACCACACCAGACGAGGGCTGCCTCCGGTACTTTGTCCTGGGCACCGTGGCAGCTCTGGTGGCCCTTGTGCTCAACGTGTTCTATCCTCTGGTGTCCCAGAGTCGCTGGAGATGA
- the USP19 gene encoding ubiquitin carboxyl-terminal hydrolase 19 isoform X1, with translation MLPVPCWRIWPQRVAKIAGPGRKRRSPDPDAVADPGALWLSTKRLKMSGGANASGPRRGPPGLEEATSKKKQKDRANQESKNGDPRRVSTPQEEQTKEEVLLAWRQSADEVIVKLRLGAGTLQLEEVNSVFTDTHCVVRLPDGRQWGGVFYAEIESSCVKEQARKGGLLQLVLPKKVPLVTWPTLLKKPLGTQDLAPGLRCQENGQELSPVSLEPGPDPRRAKQEARNQKRAQGRGEVGSGAGPGTQAGPSAKRAVHLRRGPQGESQRDGPGPQGDAPPFLGDPATQAGAEEQLRVPPLKPQGSEENRAPLVGEKSVPPRSGPLSPTTTRSRDAGKGDQSKEEAVVTADAATLADDPESMVSLAFVKNDSYEKGPDSVVVHVYVKEICRDLSRVLFREQDFTLIFQTRDGNFLRLHPGCGPHTIFHWQVKLRNLIEPEQCTFCFTASRIDICLRKRQSQRWGGLEAPAARGAVGGAKVAMPTGPTPLDSTPPGSAPHPLTAQEEARAVEKEKPQAHSDDPGLDGVAARTPVEHVAPKPEPHLALPKPTCMVPPMPHSPVSGDSVEEEEEEEKKVCLPGFTGLVNLGNTCFMNSVIQSLSNTRELRDFFHDRSFEAEINYNNPLGTGGRLAIGFAVLLRALWKGTHHAFQPSKLKAIVASKASQFTGYAQHDAQEFMAFLLDGLHEDLNRIQNKPYTETVDSDGRPDEVVAEEAWQRHKMRNDSFIVDLFQGQYKSKLVCPVCTKVSITFDPFLYLPVPLPQKQKVLPVFYFAREPHSKPIKFLVSVSKENSSASEVLDSLSQSVHVKPENLRLAEVMKNRFHRVFLPSHSLDTVSPSDVLLCFELLSQELAKERVVVLEVQQRPQVPSIPISKCAACQRKQPSEDEKLKRCTRCYRVGYCNQLCQKTHWPDHKGLCRPENIGYPFLVSVPASRLTYARLAQLLEGYARYSVSVFQPPFQPGRTALESQGPGCTSLLSASSLEAGDSEQDPSQPPELQLVTPVAEGDTGAPRVWSAPERGPMPSISGVSSEMLACGPPEVGSLSTGERISRPEAAIPGYQHPSEALSVHTSQFFIYKIDAANREQRLEDKGEAPLELGEDCSLALVWRNNDRLPEFVLVASKELEFAEDPGSAGEAARAGHFTLDQCLNLFTRPEVLAPEEAWYCPQCEQHREASKQLLLWRLPNVLIVQLKRFSFRSFVWRDKINDLVDFPVRNLDLSKFCIGQKEEQLPSYDLYAVINHYGGMIGGHYTACARLPSDRSSQRSDVGWRLFDDSTVTTVDESQVVTRYAYVLFYRRRNSPVERPPRAGHTEHHPDLGPTAEAAASQASRIWQELEAEEELVPEGPGTLGSWGPQDWVGPPSRGPTTPDEGCLRYFVLGTVAALVALVLNVFYPLVSQSRWR, from the exons AT GCTGCCGGTTCCTTGCTGGAGAATTTGGCCACAAAGAGTTGCCAAGATAGCTGGGCCAGGAAGGAAGCGCCGCAGCCCTGACCCAGACGCTGTTGCCGACCCTGGGGCACTCTGGCTGTCCACCAAGCGGCTCAAGATGTCTGGCGGGGCTAATGCCTCAGGCCCAAGGAGGGGGCCCCCAGGATTGGAGGAGGCCACTAGTAAGAAGAAGCAAAAGGATCGAGCAAACCAGGAGAGCAAAAATGGAGATCCTAGGAGAG TGTCCACTCCTCAGGAGGAGCAGACCAAAGAGG AAGTGTTGTTAGCGTGGAGGCAGAGTGCAGATGAGGTGATCGTTAAGCTGCGCTTGGGAGCAGGCACCCTCCAGCTGGAGGAGGTGAATAGTGTGTTCACAGACACTCACTGTGTGGTGAGGCTTCCAG ATGGTCGGCAGTGGGGTGGTGTCTTCTATGCTGAGATCGAAAGTTCTTGTGTCAAAGAGCAGGCCCGCAAGGGCGGCCTCTTGCAGCTGGTGCTGCCCAAGAAGGTGCCACTGGTCACATGGCCTACCCTCCTG AAGAAACCTCTTGGGACCCAGGACCTGGCACCTGGGCTGCGGTGTCAGGAGAATGGGCAGGAGCTGTCTCCTGTTTCCCTGGAGCCCGGCCCCGATCCCCGCAGGGCCAAGCAGGAGGCCCGGAACCAGAAGCGGGCCCAGGGCCGTGGCGAGGTGGGCTCAGGAGCTGGCCCCGGGACCCAGGCAGGGCCCAGCGCCAAGAGGGCTGTGCATCTCCGCAGAGGGCCTCAGGGGGAATCTCAGAGGGATGGTCCTGGACCCCAGGGCGATGCCCCACCCTTCTTAGGCGACCCAGCCACCCAG GCTGGGGCTGAGGAACAGCTCCGAGTCCCACCATTGAAACCCCAGGGCTCAGAGGAGAATCGAGCCCCTCTGGTGGGAGAGAAGTCCGTACCCCCCAGGAGTGGCCCACTCTCCCCAACAACTACTCGGAGCAGAGACGCTGGGAAAGGTGACCAGTCCAAGGAAGAGGCGGTAGTGACAGCAGATGCTGCAACCTTGGCAGATG ACCCCGAGTCCATGGTGAGCCTGGCCTTTGTCAAGAACGACTCGTATGAAAAGGGGCCAGACTCCGTGGTGGTTCACGTGTATGTGAAGGAGATCTGCAGGGACTTGTCCCGTGTGCTTTTCCGTGAGCAGGACTTCACGCTCATCTTCCAGACCAG GGACGGAAACTTCCTGAGACTGCACCCGGGTTGTGGGCCCCACACCATCTTCCACTGGCAGGTGAAGCTCAG GAACCTGATTGAGCCCGAGCAGTGCACCTTCTGTTTCACGGCCTCTCGAATTGACATCTGCCTCCGTAAGCGGCAGAGTCAGCGCTGGGGGGGCCTGGAGGCCCCAGCTGCACGAG GTGCAGTGGGTGGTGCAAAGGTTGCCATGCCGACAGGTCCAACCCCTCTGGATTCAACCCCTCCGGGCAGTGCCCCACACCCACTGACTGCCcaggaggaagcccgggctgtggAGAAGGAGAAACCCCAGGCTCACTCTGATGACCCAGGGCTGGATGGTGTGGCCGCTCGCACCCCTGTGGAGCATGTCGCCCCCAAGCCGGAGCCACACTTAGCCTTG CCTAAGCCCACGTGCATGGTGCCCCCCATGCCACACAGCCCTGTGAGTGGGGACAgcgtggaggaagaggaggaggaagagaagaaagtgTGTCTGCCAGGCTTCACTGGTCTTGTCAATCTAGGCAACACTTGCTTCATGAACAGCGTCATCCAGTCTCTGTCTAACACACGCGAGCTGCGGGACTTCTTCCATG ACCGCTCCTTTGAGGCTGAGATCAACTACAACAACCCCCTGGGGACCGGTGGGCGACTGGCCATCGGCTTCGCTGTGCTGCTGCGGGCGCTGTGGAAGGGCACCCACCATGCCTTCCAGCCGTCCAAGCTGAAG GCCATCGTGGCGAGCAAGGCCAGCCAGTTCACGGGCTACGCGCAGCACGATGCCCAGGAGTTCATGGCTTTCCTGCTCGATGGGCTGCATGAGGACCTGAACCGCATCCAGAACAAGCCCTACACGGAGACCGTGGACTCAGATGGGCGGCCTGATGAG GTGGTGGCTGAGGAAGCATGGCAGCGGCACAAGATGAGGAATGACTCTTTCATCGTGGACCTATTCCAGGGCCAGTACAAGTCGAAGCTGGTGTGCCCTGTGTGCACCAAG GTCTCCATCACCTTTGATCCATTCCTCTACCTGCCGGTACCCTTGCCCCAGAAGCAGAAGGTCCTCCCCGTCTTCTATTTTGCGCGGGAGCCACACAGCAAGCCCATCAAG TTCCTGGTGAGTGTCAGCAAGGAGAACTCCAGTGCCAGCGAGGTGCTGGACTCCCTCTCTCAGAGCGTGCACGTGAAGCCCGAGAATCTGCGTCTGGCGGAG GTGATGAAGAATCGCTTCCACCGTGTGTTCTTGCCCTCCCACTCCTTGGACACCGTGTCCCCATCTGATGTCCTCCTCTGCTTTGAGCTTTTGTCCCAAGAATTGGCGAAGGAACgggtggtggtgttggaggtACAGCAG CGCCCCCAGGTGCCCAGCATCCCCATCTCCAAGTGTGCGGCCTGCCAGCGGAAGCAGCCGTCGGAGGATGAGAAGCTGAAGCGCTGTACCCGGTGCTACCGCGTCGGCTACTGTAACCA GCTTTGTCAGAAAACACACTGGCCTGATCACAAGGGCCTCTGCCGCCCTGAGAACATTGGCTACCCCTTCCTGGTCAGTGTACCTGCCTCCCGCCTCACTTATGCCCGCCTCGCTCAGCTGCTGGAGGGCTATGCCCG GTACTCAGTGAGCGTATTCCAGCCACCCTTCCAGCCTGGCCGCACAGCCTTGGAATCTCAGGGCCCTGGCTGTACCTCACTGCTCTCTGctagctctctggaggctggaGACAGCGAACAGGACCCCAGCCAACCTCCTGAACTCCAGCTGGTGACCCCTGTGGCTGAGGGGGACACAGGGGCCCCCAGAGTATGGTCAGCCCCCGAGCGAGGTCCCATGCCCAGCATCAGTGGAgtttcttcagagatgctggcctGTGGGCCCCCTGAGGTTGGCTCCTTGTCCACTGGTGAGAGAATATCCCGACCCGAAG CTGCCATCCCCGGCTACCAGCATCCGAGCGAAGCCCTGAGTGTGCACACATCTCAGTTCTTCATCTACAAAATCGATGCAGCCAACCGAGAGCAGCGGCTCGAGGACAAAG GAGAGGCCCCGCTGGAGCTGGGTGAGGACTGCAGCCTGGCTCTGGTCTGGCGGAACAACGACCGCCTGCCTGAGTTTGTGCTGGTGGCCTCCAAGGAGCTGGAATTTGCTGAGGACCCAGGCTCGGCTGGTGAGGCCGCCCGTGCTGGCCACTTCACCTTGGACCAGTGCTTGAACCTCTTCACGCGGCCCGAGGTGCTGGCACCCGAGGAGGCCTG GTACTGTCCGCAGTGCGAGCAGCATCGCGAGGCCTCCAAGCAGCTGTTGCTGTGGCGCCTGCCGAACGTGCTCATCGTGCAGCTCAAGCGCTTCTCCTTCCGCAGCTTCGTCTGGCGGGACAAGATCAACGACTTGGTGGACTTCCCTGTACG GAACCTCGACCTGAGCAAGTTCTGCATTGGCCAGAAAGAAGAGCAGCTGCCCAGCTATGACCTGTATGCCGTCATCAACCACTACGGAGGCATGATTGGTGGCCACTACACGGCCTGTGCCCGCCTGCCCAGCGACCGCAGCAGCCAGCGCAGCGACGTGG GCTGGCGCTTGTTCGATGACAGCACAGTGACGACCGTGGATGAGAGCCAGGTTGTGACGCGCTATGCCTATGTGCTTTTCTACCGTCGGCGGAACTCTCCCGTGGAGAGACCCCCCCGGGCTGGCCACACTGAGCACCACCCAGACCTAGGCCCTACAGCGGAGGCTGCTGCCAGCCAG GCTTCCCGGATTTGGCAGGAGCTGGAGGCCGAGGAGGAGCTGGTGCCTGAGGGGCCTGGGACCCTGGGTTCCTGGGGGCCCCAAGACTGGGTGGGGCCTCCATCACGTGGGCCCACCACACCAGACGAGGGCTGCCTCCGGTACTTTGTCCTGGGCACCGTGGCAGCTCTGGTGGCCCTTGTGCTCAACGTGTTCTATCCTCTGGTGTCCCAGAGTCGCTGGAGATGA